Below is a genomic region from Sulfitobacter guttiformis.
GTCGCGGCCTCTAGCGCGTGACCGAAAGTATGTCCGAGGTTCAGCAAGGCGCGCTCACCCTGCTCTGTCTCGTCACGCACGACGATATCTGCCTTCATCTGGACTGAGCGACGCACGGCCTCGATTCGCGCCTCACCGCTCCCCTCGGTCAGTGCGGTGCCGTTTTCTTCGAGCCAATCAAAGAAGTCCGCATCCCCCAGCAGGCCATATTTGACTACCTCGCCATAGCCTGCGAGAAAATCCCGCGGGGCCAGCGTGCCCAGCACAGATGTATCGGCCAGTACCAGCGACGGCTGGTGGAACGCGCCCACAAGATTCTTGCCGTGGCGCGTATTGATCCCCGTCTTACCCCCTACCGAACTGTCGACCTGTGCCAGCAGCGAGGTGGGAATTTGCACAAATCGCACGCCGCGTCGCAGGGTCGCTGCGGCGAATCCGACCAGATCACCGATCACCCCGCCGCCAAAGGCGACAACGACATCGCCGCGCTCGATCTGCTGATCAAGCAGCCATTCGACGCAGCGCATAAGTTCCGCCCAGCATTTTGTCGCCTCGCCCGCCGGAAGGGTTAACGCCTCGACGCGGATACCTTGTGCGGCGAATCCGGTGCGCAACGCGTCAAGGTGGAGGGCGGCTACATTTTCATCGGTTATAACAGCAACGCGGGCGCGTTTAAGCAGCGGCGCCACCTGCGCACCGGCCTGCCCCAACAGCCCCGGCCCGATCTGAACATCATAGGCGCGCCCCGGCAGGGCGACATGCACACATGCGTTCATTGGACTTCTTCCATCACATCGGGCCGCGTCAGCAGCGTGTCGATTACCCGTAGCGCCATAGCATCAATCGAAAGATCCGGCGCACAGGTAACCTTAAGCTCGGCCAACCGGTAAACCGGCGTACGGGCAGCAAAAATCTCAGCGAGCGTGGCGCGGGGATTGGCGGTCCGCAGCAAGGGCCTCGTATCTTTGTGGCGCACACGCGCCCACAACAGATCCAGCGGTGCATCAAGCCACAGCGCAACGCCCTTTTTGCTGATGTTTTCGCGGTTGACCTGAGCGAGATATGCACCGCCTCCGGTAGACAAAATTCCGCTTTGTGTTTCCAGAAGCCTACGGATCACCTCAGCCTCGCGCTTGCGGAAAAAAACCTCGCCGTCGCGCTGGAATATCTCGGGGACCGACAGGTTCGCGGCGGCTTCGATCTCGGCATCACTGTCCAGAAACGGCACCGAAAGTTTGACGGCAACCGCACGGCCTACTGCCGTCTTGCCAGCACCCATCATACCCACCAAGGCCACCGTCTTTTTCAGACGGAAGCGGCGGGCCGGTCGGCGGATGTCAGCCGTGGATGGATCATTTTCTCGCATTTGTATCTGAATGACGTGATCTTACCGGAAAGGCCATATATAGTTTCGGAAAATAATAGCAAATCGGGCAAAATTTCATGTTGGGCAAACTCTTCAAGCTTCTGTTTATCCTTGCGATTCTCGGATTCATCGGACTTGTGGGCTTTGCCTACCTCGGACCTGAGCTGGGGTTCGACTTCGCCCCCCCCGCGCAAGAGGTCCGGATGCCCGTGACATTACCGGGGCAATAGGATGGCGGGACATCAGTACTGGCGGGCACTACGAACTGTTTGTGTAGGGCTGCTATTGCCAATGGCACATGGCGCATATGCACAGACAGCAGCGCCCTTGTCGGTTATCGACTGGCTAGACAATCCTGTTCCCTTGGCCGAAATGCCCCGCGCGCCTGCTGTCAAACCCCAGCAAAAAATCGAATCCATTGATGAGCCTGCGGTCACCGACACGGGCACGGCCCCGCAGATCACCAGCCGTCCCCTGACATCAGCAGCCCCCATGATGGTCGGGCTGGCCCCTATGGCGATGACCGGTATGCAGCCTGATCTGTGGACCGGCAGCGATGTCGACAGTCTGGTGCGCCGCATTGCATCCCTACCCGATCTTGATCTGCCCGCCGCAAACGCGCTGCTGTTCACCGTACTTCTGGCCGAGGCGAATGCCCCTTCAGGCGGCGATACCGCTCAGGACACCCTGACAAAGGCGCGGGTTGGCAAACTGATGACGCTGGGCGCCATTGATCCCGCACTTGCCCTGATAGAGCAGGCTGGCGCGGCTACGTCACCGGTGCTGTTTGACCTTTGGATGGAACTGAGCCTACTGGTCGGGACCGAAGATGACGCCTGCGGAGCGCTATCCCGTGCTCCCCGCCTGACCGATAATACCGCCACCAAGATATTTTGCGCCGCGCGGAGCGGCGATTGGGACACAGCAGCTTTGACGTTCAGCACCGCCTCCGCACTGTCTTTAGTGCCGCGCGAAACGCTTGACGTGCTCGACCGGTTTCTCAATCCGGACCTCTTCGAGACTGCCCCGCCCCTGCCCGCGCCGCGCGAGATGGATCCGCTCACATTTCGCCTCTTTGAGACTATAGGAGAGCCACTGCCAACCGGCCCGCTGCCCCGCACCTATGCCTTTGCCGATCTGCGCGACATCACCGGTTGGAAGTCTCAACTGGAGGCGGCAGAGCGTTTGACCCGCGCCGGAGCACTGCCCGAAAACCGCCTGCTGGGTTTATACACCGATAGAAGAGCAGCCGCATCGGGCGGCATATGGGACCGTGTACGCGCTGTACAAATGTTTGACGCCGCGCTGGCGAGTGCCGATGCACAAACTGTCGCCAATACACTGCCCGCTGTCTGGCGTGAAATGAAAAGTGCAGAACTTGAGGTCAGTTTCGCCACCTCCTTCCAGGAGCGTTTGAGCGCAATCACCCTTAGTGGCGAGGCGGCCATAACGCAGGCCCGCATCGGCTTGCTGTCCCCCGCCTACGAGAGCACTGCCACTGCAATGGCCAGCGATATTAGGCTGGGCGAGGATACCGAACTGATCCGCGCGGTTGCAGGCGGTGAAGTGTCAGGGGAAGCGCCGTCAACCCCGCTGCCTCGCGCGATCCACGATGCATTTTCGTCCCCCACACCCAATGCAACATGGGTCGGCATGGCACAATCCGGCCAACTGGGTGAGGCACTGATCGCCACACTCGATGCACTGCGTGATGGCGCACGCGGCGATTCGCGTGCATTACGCGAGGCCCTTGGTACCCTGCGCGCCCTTGGACTTGAGGATACAGCACGGCGCGCATCGCTCCAGATCCTCCTGCTTGAGCGGACCCCATGAGCGAGCGAAGCCCTTCGGGCTGGATTTCGATGTTTCTGGAAGCACAAGCCGCCGAGCTGGGAGCTGCAACAAACACGCTGTTGGCCTACGGGCGCGACCTAAAGGATTTTGACGGCTGGCTGGCGCGCCGCGGCACCGGCTTTGCGGATGTGGCGCGCAGCGATGTTGAGGATTACCTTGTGTATTGTGATGCTCAGGGTTTCGCAAAATCTACCCGTGCGCGCCGGCTGTCGGCAGTGAAACAACTCTACCGCTTTGCCTTTGAGGAGGGATTGCGCAGCGACAACCCCGCCATCCAGATCAGCGGCCCCGGACAGGACAAACGCCTGCCAAAGATCCTGTCGGTCGAGGAGGTTGACCGCTTACTGTCCGCTTCCCGCAGTCTGGGGCGAAACGATACCGATCGCGTGCGCAATACCTGCCTGATGGAGCTTTTGTACGCCACCGGCATGCGGGTAAGCGAACTGGTCGGCCTGCCTGTGAGTGCAACACGCGGCGATCCCCGTTTGCTGCTGATCCTCGGCAAAGGCGGCAAGGAACGCATGGTACCACTGTCGCCCGATGCCCGCGAAGCGCTGGCACTGTGGATTCGAATGCGCGACGGGACCGAGGCACAAAATGCCGCACTAAAAAAACCGGCCTCTAAATACCTGTTCCCATCCCGTGGTGCGGAGGGCCACCTGACGCGTCACCGCTTTTATCTGTTGATAAAGGAAATCGCCGTGGCTGCCGGTGTGGATCCGTCCAAAGTCACGCCACACACCCTGCGTCACGCTTTTGCAACCCATCTGCTGGCAGGCGGCGCCGATTTGCGCGCGATCCAGACGATGCTGGGACATGCCGATGTCGCAACGACCGAAATATACACCCACGTCCTCGAAGCGCGCCTGTCAGAGCTGGTGTTGGAGCATCATCCCCTGTCGGCATCTGCAATCCGCAAGGCGGATGGCAAAACATCTTCGGACGGCCAATAGCCCCGCAAAAGCGCATCGCGATAATCTGCCGGCAAATGCGCCGCATCCATATCGGCGGCAGCCGCCGCTGCGTCATAATCAAGTGTCTCGATACTGAACGCGCCATTGCGCATCTGGGCAAACCGCGTCTGCGCCGCACCGTCATGGGGCGGCATACCGATCACACCCGCATTCATCCACTGCCCGCGTGCCGTTTGGCGCATAAAAGGCAGGCCCGAATGCCCAGCAATCACACCATCGAGGGGGCCTGTCACGGCTTCCAGCGCCGTCCACTCCGCCTCGAACACCTCCGCTGTATCTGTCTCCCAGATAAAGCGCGCAATATCGCGCACCCCGCCGTGCAAAACCCCGTACCGTTTGCCGTGATGGACAAAGCTCAGCGTATCGGGCAGGCCCGCCATCCACGTCCGGTCCGCCGCGCCAAGCTGCGACTGCGCGAACGCATACCACGCAACGCTGAGACGGTCACAGGTCGTTCCCTCCTCAAAGCCGCAACCGCAATCAGCAGCACTCTGGGCCAACTGCATCTCGCAATTGCCTGCCAGTACTGCACAGCCCGACGCGCGCACCGCCGCAACGCACGACAGCGGCGCACCGCAATAGGCGACAATATCACCGGTGCAGATCACATGATCAGCCGCAATGCCCCTCAAGCGCGCCTGCGCCAATACCGCCTGCGTGGCCTGCAAATTGCTGTAAGGCCCGCCAAACAGCAGCACATCTCCGTCCAGCACGCCCAAATCACGATGTTTCATGTGCACGCCTCCTTGATTGCGGCAGGGCATAACCCCATAACAGGTCCAGTCACCCAAGGAAGGTTTCCCACATGGATTTGCCACAGGCAACGATAGATGCATCGTTCTGGATTTCAATTTCGATCATCTTGTTTCTTCTTATCCTGTCGGGATTTTTCTCGGGATCGGAGACCGCCCTCACGGCTGCGTCGCGTGGCAAATTGCGCGTGCAGGCCGATAAGGGGTCTGCGGGTGCACAGCGCGCGCTGAATATCACCGAAGACAACGAGCGGTTGATCGGATCGGTGCTGCTGGGCAACAACCTCGTCAATATCCTTGCGGCCTCGCTTGCGACTGCGCTTTTCACGCGGCTGTTCGGTGAAAGCGGTGTCGCGCTTGCGACACTGGTGATGACGCTGCTGGTGCTGATCTTTGCCGAAGTGCTGCCAAAAACCTATGCGATCACCAATGCCGAGCGCGCAGCGGCGCTGGTATCAGGCCCGATCAGGATTGTCGTTCTGGTGTTCTCCCCTGTGGTGAGTGTGGTGCGCCTGCTGGTGCGCACAATGTTGCGCATTCTGGGTGTTGCGGTTGACCCCGACATCAACATCCTTGCCGTGCGCGAAGAAATCGCGGGTGCATTGCAACTGGGCCATTCCGAAGGGGTCGTCGAAAAGGAAGACCGCGACCGCATCCTTGGCGCACTCGATCTGCGCGACCGTGTCGTGGAGGAAATCATGCTCCACCGCTCGGGCATCGAGATGATTGATGCTGGCAATGATCCATCCGATATCCTTGAGCAGTGTTTACGCTCCAACCACACCCGCCTGCCGATCTATCGCGACGATCCCGAAAACATCATCGGCGTAATCCATGCAAAAGATTTGCTGCGTGCGATGTATAAACTCATAGCCGGCACAAAAGACGGCGCTGCCGCGCTCAAGGAATTTGACATCGCGGATGTCGCGATGGAGCCCTATTTTGTGCCTGAAACCTCAACACTGGACGAGCAGATGCGCCAGTTCCTGCATCGCCGCACGCATTTTGCGCTGGTGGTCGATGAATACGGAACCTTGCAGGGGCTTATCACGCTCGAAGACATTCTCGAAGAAATTGTCGGGGAGATTACCGACGAGTTCGATCCGCTGGCCGATCACGGTGTTAAAACCGACAGCGATGGCCAGTTCTTGATCGACGGGGCAATGACGATCCGTGATCTTAACCGTGCAAACGACTGGAACCTGCCCGATGACGAGGCCAATACCGTGGCCGGTCTGGTCATACACGAGGCGCAGATGATCCCGACCCGCGGTCAGGTGTTCTTGTTCCACGGCTTTCGCTTCGAGGTACTGGCGCGCGAAGGGAACCGGATTACAAAACTTAAAATGCGGCCTCTTTGACAGACAGCCACCGCACCAGCACAGGCATCACATCCGTTCAGGCGCGCAACCGTGCGCCGTCCGGATCAAAGGGTGGTTCTGCCAGAACGGTAGCCCGATGCGCGACCCCCAACACCATTACCTCCACGCTGTCGCCTGCCACGACCCCTTTGGCATAACCCAGCGCGAGCGACATGCCGACACTGTAGCCATAGGCACCGGAGGTCACACGCCCGATGCCAACACCATCCTTGAAGATTGGCTCGCCGCCGCTTGCATCCGCGTTCGAGGCATCGGTTTGTGCCGCGTCGAGCGCCAGAATGACCATCGTCTCACGCGCCGGTTTCGCCATTGTCTCCGCCACGGCTGACGCGTTCAAAAATTCCTTTTTCATTTTGCACAGCCGCGAAAGGCCAACCTCCTGAGGCCAGTATTCAGGGCTATACTCGCGCCCCCACGAGCCATAGCCTTTTTCGATCCGCAGGGACATCAACGCACGACTGCCGACGGGTCCCGCGCCCACGTCCTCTCCCGCAGCAATCAGCGCAGCAAAAAGGGCGGGCTGGTCATCCACATCACAGTGCAGTTCCCATCCGAGATCACCGGTAAACGACACCCTGAGCGCAAGGCAGGACACACCGCCCGCCTCAATGCGGCGCGAGCGCATGAACCCGAAATCAGCCGTCTTTAACGAGGTATCCGTAATTCGCTGCAACAGCGTACGGGACTGCGGGCCCGCGATATTAAAGCCGCACATCGCGTCCGTGCGGCTTTCAAAATATGTCCCCTCAGGCAAAGGTACCTGCCGGAAGAACCGCTGGTGATAACGCTCTGCCATGCCCGAACCGATGATCCAGAACTCATCCCCGGTCAGACGGGTAACCGTGAAATCGCCCGCGATGCCGCCCCGCTTCCCGATAAGGGGCGTAAGACAGGACCGCCCGACCTCAGTTGGCATGTGGTTTGCGAAAACGGCGTTCAGCCATGCCTCGGCACCCGGTCCGCGGCACTGGTATTTGGCGAAATTAGAAATGTCGATAATGCCCGCCTTCTCCCGCAGCATGCGGCATTCGGCACCCACAACATCCCACCACGGCTGTCGGGTAAAACCATGGGTCTGGTCCTCGGCCCCTGCTTCAGTCCCGTAATACAGTGGATGCTCCCAGCCAGAGTTCAGGCCAAAAACCGCGCCCATCTCCTTTTGTTTCTCATAGACTGGGCGCACACGGGCGGGTCGTCCTGCACTGCGCTCCTCACCCGGAAAATGGATTTTAAAGCGGTTGGCGTATTGGTCGCCAACGCGGGCCTTGGTAAAAGCCTTGTCTGCCCAATCCCCGAACCGCGCCACATCCCATGCGAACATGTCATACCGGCTTTCGCCCGTTACGATCCAGTCAGCCGCGAGCAGGCCCATGCCCCCCGATTGGGAAAAGCCCGGGATGATGCCATTACAACAAAAATAATTGCTAAGCTCCGGCACCGGACCGAACAGCACGTTTGCATCGGGCGTCCAGATCATCGGGCCGTTTATCACCCGCTTGATCCCTGCCGTACCAACAGCAGGGACACGGGCAATAGCGCGTATCATGTTCTCCTCGATCCGCTCTAGATCATCGGCAAACAACTCATGCCCAAATCCTTGCGGCGTGCCATCTTCAGCCCAGAACCGCAGGTTCTTTTCATAAGCACCGACCAGCAGCCCCTTACCCTCCTGTCGCAGGTAATACTCACCGTCACGGTCCGCAACCGAGGGCAGCCGCCGGTCCATGCCTGCGATCTCCGCGATTGTTTCAGTTACAAAATACTGATGCTCGGTCGGTTGCAACGGCAGGGTGATACCCGCAAGTGCGGCCACCTCACGCCCCCACAGCCCAGCCGCATTCACAACCCACTGCGCCGCGATATCGCCCTTGGTGGTCCGTACAATCCATGAGCCATCGGACTGTTGTTCCGTTCCTGTGACAGGGCAAAAGCGGATGATTTCGGCCCCGTTCTGGCGCGCGCCCGCAGCATAGGCATTGGTCACGCCCGAAGGGTCCACATTACCGCCGTTCTCCTCGAACATAATACAGCGGATGCCGTCATAATCGACCAGCGGATGCAGCGCCTCGGCCTCGGCGCGGTCAACTTCGCGGAAGGGCAGCCCATAGTATCTGGCTTTGGCAGCTTGCAACCGCAACTGGTGCTCGCGCGCCTCCGTCTGCGCCAGATAGAGCGAGCCGGGCTGGAACACGCCACAGCTTTGGCCTGTCTCGGCCTCAAGAGTATTATACAGATCCATTGTGTAATTCTGGATCCGGGTAATGTTGTTGTTGTCGTGCAGACCGTGAATGTTGGCCGCTGCATGCCAGGTGGAGCCTGACGTCAACTCGTCGCGCTCCAGCAAGACAACGTCTGTCCACCCCAGCTTGGTCAGGTGATACAGGATTGAGCAACCGATGACGCCGCCTCCGATAATGACAGCTTGGGCATGGGTGCGCATGGCAAAGTTCCTGAAATCAGCAAATACTACTATACGTGCCGCGTAGGTCAGCGCACCGGATGCCCGTCAGCGACATCGATCGTCGCAGGCGGATCATGTTCTGCTATTATCAGTTTTGATCCATCTCCAGTGATCGGTCCGCAGAGTTGCGCAAAACATCGCGGTCCGGCGCAAAAGGAAGCGCTTCGATCCCGCGCTGAAGTTCGGTTCTGGCGAATTTCTTCGTAGCTTCGCGCAGACCCTTGTCGGGGTGTTGCATCAAACCGCTTAAAATTTGTTGTAACCTTTGCTGCACTTCAAGCGTGCTGGCACCGTCACGCGACAGTGCCCCGAACCCGTCGCGCAACAGTTCGTTAGGATCAAGAGGACGGACATGCAGGTTTTCGAGGACTTCGTCGGGGGTGGTTTCTGTCTCGTCCTTATAGTTGGACAATATCCGCCCGATGCGGGTAATCACGTCAATTGCAGTACCGGGGTCATTCACGCCGGGTGAAAGCGCTTTTGAGCCCACCTCCCCCATGACGATCAAACCAAACCGCGGATCCTGATCGTAGGTACGCAGATCTCCAATCACCAGCGCCTCTCGGACGCTCTCGCGCAGGTCGTCCAAATCAACATCATCGCCCTTCTGGTGCACATGCAAAAGGGCCGCGTTAAGAAAAACAAAGCTGCCGATGTTCTCGGTCAGGTACAAATCCACGTTATAATTTTTTGCGACCGCATTCAGGGCTTCGGGGTAGATGTGCTGGATGTAGCCACTTTCCCAAGCTTTGATAACGCGGGTGTTATCCGGCAAATCGCCGGTCAACGGGCGCGCACCCAGACAGGGCTGCGACAGACGCTCCTTGAACTGATCACGTGTCGTCTCCTCGATCTGGCGGGTGATGTCGATCAGCTGTCCAAACCCTTGCAAATGCAAAACCCAGCGCACCAGATAGACAACGATGACAGTCAAAACCGCCACAGTCATCCAGAACAGTACAAAAGCATGCTCATCGTCATAAACGCCAGTCTCGCGCAGGATAATTCCCAGCAACGAATACACGTAGGCTCCGATAAAGACCGCCAGAGTGTTCTGGGTACTCCGGTCTTGCATGATGAGGCGGTGTATCCGCGGCGTCCATTGCGAGGACGAGGATTGATAGACCGAAACCATGACCGTGATCGAAAAAATCGTCACCGATAACATCGCGCTGGCAATGATGTTCAGCAGACGGTCAGCAGAAACGCCGGTCACGCTCTGTGCCAACTCTTCGGGCACAAGCCCTTCAATCAGCTGGCTCATCCCGATGGCACCAAAGG
It encodes:
- a CDS encoding DUF2254 domain-containing protein — protein: MRKLWVRVMLMGLLAFGAIGMSQLIEGLVPEELAQSVTGVSADRLLNIIASAMLSVTIFSITVMVSVYQSSSSQWTPRIHRLIMQDRSTQNTLAVFIGAYVYSLLGIILRETGVYDDEHAFVLFWMTVAVLTVIVVYLVRWVLHLQGFGQLIDITRQIEETTRDQFKERLSQPCLGARPLTGDLPDNTRVIKAWESGYIQHIYPEALNAVAKNYNVDLYLTENIGSFVFLNAALLHVHQKGDDVDLDDLRESVREALVIGDLRTYDQDPRFGLIVMGEVGSKALSPGVNDPGTAIDVITRIGRILSNYKDETETTPDEVLENLHVRPLDPNELLRDGFGALSRDGASTLEVQQRLQQILSGLMQHPDKGLREATKKFARTELQRGIEALPFAPDRDVLRNSADRSLEMDQN
- a CDS encoding metallophosphoesterase family protein; translation: MKHRDLGVLDGDVLLFGGPYSNLQATQAVLAQARLRGIAADHVICTGDIVAYCGAPLSCVAAVRASGCAVLAGNCEMQLAQSAADCGCGFEEGTTCDRLSVAWYAFAQSQLGAADRTWMAGLPDTLSFVHHGKRYGVLHGGVRDIARFIWETDTAEVFEAEWTALEAVTGPLDGVIAGHSGLPFMRQTARGQWMNAGVIGMPPHDGAAQTRFAQMRNGAFSIETLDYDAAAAAADMDAAHLPADYRDALLRGYWPSEDVLPSALRIADADRG
- a CDS encoding GcvT family protein, which encodes MRTHAQAVIIGGGVIGCSILYHLTKLGWTDVVLLERDELTSGSTWHAAANIHGLHDNNNITRIQNYTMDLYNTLEAETGQSCGVFQPGSLYLAQTEAREHQLRLQAAKARYYGLPFREVDRAEAEALHPLVDYDGIRCIMFEENGGNVDPSGVTNAYAAGARQNGAEIIRFCPVTGTEQQSDGSWIVRTTKGDIAAQWVVNAAGLWGREVAALAGITLPLQPTEHQYFVTETIAEIAGMDRRLPSVADRDGEYYLRQEGKGLLVGAYEKNLRFWAEDGTPQGFGHELFADDLERIEENMIRAIARVPAVGTAGIKRVINGPMIWTPDANVLFGPVPELSNYFCCNGIIPGFSQSGGMGLLAADWIVTGESRYDMFAWDVARFGDWADKAFTKARVGDQYANRFKIHFPGEERSAGRPARVRPVYEKQKEMGAVFGLNSGWEHPLYYGTEAGAEDQTHGFTRQPWWDVVGAECRMLREKAGIIDISNFAKYQCRGPGAEAWLNAVFANHMPTEVGRSCLTPLIGKRGGIAGDFTVTRLTGDEFWIIGSGMAERYHQRFFRQVPLPEGTYFESRTDAMCGFNIAGPQSRTLLQRITDTSLKTADFGFMRSRRIEAGGVSCLALRVSFTGDLGWELHCDVDDQPALFAALIAAGEDVGAGPVGSRALMSLRIEKGYGSWGREYSPEYWPQEVGLSRLCKMKKEFLNASAVAETMAKPARETMVILALDAAQTDASNADASGGEPIFKDGVGIGRVTSGAYGYSVGMSLALGYAKGVVAGDSVEVMVLGVAHRATVLAEPPFDPDGARLRA
- a CDS encoding HlyC/CorC family transporter → MDLPQATIDASFWISISIILFLLILSGFFSGSETALTAASRGKLRVQADKGSAGAQRALNITEDNERLIGSVLLGNNLVNILAASLATALFTRLFGESGVALATLVMTLLVLIFAEVLPKTYAITNAERAAALVSGPIRIVVLVFSPVVSVVRLLVRTMLRILGVAVDPDINILAVREEIAGALQLGHSEGVVEKEDRDRILGALDLRDRVVEEIMLHRSGIEMIDAGNDPSDILEQCLRSNHTRLPIYRDDPENIIGVIHAKDLLRAMYKLIAGTKDGAAALKEFDIADVAMEPYFVPETSTLDEQMRQFLHRRTHFALVVDEYGTLQGLITLEDILEEIVGEITDEFDPLADHGVKTDSDGQFLIDGAMTIRDLNRANDWNLPDDEANTVAGLVIHEAQMIPTRGQVFLFHGFRFEVLAREGNRITKLKMRPL
- the aroB gene encoding 3-dehydroquinate synthase, which gives rise to MNACVHVALPGRAYDVQIGPGLLGQAGAQVAPLLKRARVAVITDENVAALHLDALRTGFAAQGIRVEALTLPAGEATKCWAELMRCVEWLLDQQIERGDVVVAFGGGVIGDLVGFAAATLRRGVRFVQIPTSLLAQVDSSVGGKTGINTRHGKNLVGAFHQPSLVLADTSVLGTLAPRDFLAGYGEVVKYGLLGDADFFDWLEENGTALTEGSGEARIEAVRRSVQMKADIVVRDETEQGERALLNLGHTFGHALEAATGYSDRLLHGEGVAIGCALAFELSSRMGLCAQEAPSRVRAHLRAMGMKVDLSDIEGELPDAQALLALMGQDKKVVEGQLRFILSRGIGTSFVSGEVAMADVLALLAEALSVRGR
- a CDS encoding shikimate kinase, translated to MRENDPSTADIRRPARRFRLKKTVALVGMMGAGKTAVGRAVAVKLSVPFLDSDAEIEAAANLSVPEIFQRDGEVFFRKREAEVIRRLLETQSGILSTGGGAYLAQVNRENISKKGVALWLDAPLDLLWARVRHKDTRPLLRTANPRATLAEIFAARTPVYRLAELKVTCAPDLSIDAMALRVIDTLLTRPDVMEEVQ
- a CDS encoding site-specific tyrosine recombinase XerD; the encoded protein is MSERSPSGWISMFLEAQAAELGAATNTLLAYGRDLKDFDGWLARRGTGFADVARSDVEDYLVYCDAQGFAKSTRARRLSAVKQLYRFAFEEGLRSDNPAIQISGPGQDKRLPKILSVEEVDRLLSASRSLGRNDTDRVRNTCLMELLYATGMRVSELVGLPVSATRGDPRLLLILGKGGKERMVPLSPDAREALALWIRMRDGTEAQNAALKKPASKYLFPSRGAEGHLTRHRFYLLIKEIAVAAGVDPSKVTPHTLRHAFATHLLAGGADLRAIQTMLGHADVATTEIYTHVLEARLSELVLEHHPLSASAIRKADGKTSSDGQ